The Caulifigura coniformis genome includes a region encoding these proteins:
- a CDS encoding ComF family protein yields the protein MKRAGTDPLAAALAGELARTWGENLVSGQYHAIVPVPHHWRQRLGRTQLVPITMARRLSKHLRVPVHTDLVRKARLTAQQSTLSATARRSNLNNAFRPCSGIRLTGGRFLVVDDVLTTGTTADRVARVLRDLGAEAVDAIVVARGLGQ from the coding sequence ATGAAGCGCGCTGGAACCGATCCGCTTGCCGCCGCGCTCGCCGGAGAACTCGCCCGGACCTGGGGAGAGAATCTCGTTTCCGGCCAGTACCACGCGATTGTTCCGGTGCCCCATCACTGGCGACAGCGACTCGGAAGAACGCAGCTCGTGCCGATCACAATGGCGAGGCGACTTTCGAAGCATCTGCGTGTCCCGGTTCATACCGACCTGGTCCGCAAGGCGCGGTTGACCGCGCAGCAGTCAACGCTCAGCGCCACCGCCAGACGGTCGAACCTGAACAACGCCTTCCGGCCCTGTTCAGGCATCCGGCTGACCGGCGGCCGTTTCCTCGTGGTTGACGACGTCCTCACCACGGGAACGACGGCCGATCGTGTCGCGCGTGTCCTGCGAGACCTCGGAGCCGAAGCAGTCGACGCTATCGTCGTCGCCCGCGGGCTGGGCCAATGA